In one window of Flavobacterium ginsengisoli DNA:
- a CDS encoding patatin-like phospholipase family protein codes for MRPSQLYISNIWSKGILTKFEKRVSWRVFIFVFLTAFFFSSKSFSQEIKKDSVKRPKIGLVLSGGGAKGFAHIGVLKVLEEAGIKIDYIGGTSMGSVIGGLYASGYNASQIDSIFKQTNFDELINDYIPRSSKNFYGKKNDELYAVVLPFSNFRVGIPEALSKGMYNYNLLSSLTRNVRHVRDFNQLPTPFLCIGTNIETGEEVLLNKGNLVQAMMASSAFPSLFTPVEIDGNLLVDGGVVNNYPIQEVRKLGADIIIGVDVQDDLLKRKNLKNATRILVQITNLQSIDKMKSKIKDTDIYIRPDIRDFGVISFDRGEEIIRKGEEAAFAVYEKIKALSDENNFYKKPKLKVATDTLHIQKINTDKLENYTKEYIRGKLRFKPESTITYDGLKTGINNLNATQNFSTISYCLQPNGDKDDLDLVLKENPTQTYLKLGLHYDGLYKSAVLLNLTHKKTFLKNDVTSLDIILGDNFRYDFNYYVENGFNISFGFRSRLNQFNRNVTTSLSSVLKETPNVNLINVDFMDITNQAYFQTIFVQKFLMGGGLEYKYLKINSPTLTNEDNTIEKSNYVSAFAYLKYDSLDEKYYPSSGLYFSTDLQTYMASSDYTKQFKPFSIAKAEVAIARPLFRKATIKFGFDAGFNIGSDSVPFFDFIFGGYGYNKINNFNYFYGYDFLSIAGNSYIKTDINIDYEIFKKNHINLSANFANLGDDIFSSVDWVSMPKYTGYAVGYGLETIIGPIEVKQSWSPEMSKSYTWFSIGFQF; via the coding sequence ATGCGTCCATCCCAATTATACATTTCAAATATTTGGTCAAAAGGAATTTTAACTAAATTCGAAAAAAGAGTTTCTTGGCGCGTATTTATATTCGTTTTTTTAACGGCATTTTTCTTTTCGTCAAAATCATTTTCTCAAGAAATAAAAAAAGACAGTGTCAAAAGACCCAAAATAGGATTGGTTTTAAGTGGTGGTGGCGCCAAAGGTTTTGCGCATATTGGAGTTTTGAAAGTTTTGGAAGAAGCTGGAATCAAAATTGATTATATTGGCGGAACCAGTATGGGATCTGTAATTGGCGGGCTTTATGCTTCTGGTTACAACGCTTCTCAAATCGACTCTATTTTCAAACAAACCAATTTTGACGAATTAATAAACGACTATATTCCGCGTTCTTCTAAGAATTTTTACGGTAAGAAGAATGACGAATTGTATGCTGTTGTTTTGCCATTCAGTAATTTTAGAGTCGGCATTCCAGAAGCACTTTCAAAAGGAATGTACAATTACAATTTATTGAGCAGTTTAACTAGAAACGTGCGTCATGTTCGCGATTTTAATCAACTGCCGACTCCTTTTTTATGTATTGGAACGAATATCGAAACAGGTGAAGAAGTTTTATTAAATAAAGGAAATCTCGTTCAGGCCATGATGGCTAGTTCGGCTTTTCCTTCCTTATTTACGCCAGTTGAAATTGACGGAAATTTGTTGGTTGATGGAGGAGTTGTAAATAATTATCCTATTCAAGAAGTTCGAAAACTTGGCGCCGATATTATTATTGGCGTTGATGTTCAGGATGATTTGCTGAAAAGAAAAAATCTGAAAAATGCGACCAGAATCTTAGTTCAGATTACCAATCTACAGTCTATTGACAAAATGAAAAGCAAAATAAAAGACACCGATATTTATATCAGACCCGATATTCGTGATTTTGGTGTTATTTCGTTTGACCGAGGAGAAGAAATCATCAGAAAAGGAGAAGAAGCGGCTTTTGCCGTTTACGAAAAAATCAAGGCATTAAGCGATGAAAATAACTTTTATAAAAAACCAAAACTGAAAGTTGCAACTGATACACTTCATATTCAAAAAATAAATACAGATAAATTAGAAAATTATACTAAAGAATATATTCGCGGTAAACTTCGTTTCAAACCTGAAAGCACCATAACTTACGATGGTCTTAAAACAGGAATAAACAACTTGAATGCGACACAAAACTTTAGCACAATCTCCTATTGTCTTCAGCCAAATGGAGATAAAGACGATCTTGATTTGGTTTTAAAGGAAAACCCAACTCAAACTTATCTAAAACTTGGGCTTCATTATGATGGTCTATACAAAAGTGCCGTTTTATTAAATCTAACCCATAAAAAGACTTTTTTAAAAAATGATGTTACTTCTCTTGATATCATTTTAGGCGATAATTTCAGATACGATTTTAATTATTATGTCGAAAATGGTTTTAATATCAGTTTTGGTTTCCGTTCTAGATTAAATCAATTTAATCGAAATGTGACTACGAGTTTGAGTAGCGTTCTTAAAGAGACTCCAAATGTCAACCTTATTAATGTTGACTTCATGGATATTACCAATCAGGCTTATTTCCAGACTATTTTTGTACAGAAGTTTTTAATGGGTGGTGGTTTAGAATATAAGTATCTAAAAATTAACTCACCAACACTTACAAATGAAGATAACACAATTGAAAAAAGCAATTATGTTAGCGCCTTTGCTTATCTAAAATACGATTCGCTAGACGAAAAATATTACCCAAGTTCTGGATTATATTTTTCTACAGATTTGCAAACTTATATGGCATCATCAGATTATACGAAGCAATTTAAACCTTTTTCGATTGCAAAAGCCGAAGTAGCAATTGCTAGACCACTATTTAGAAAAGCAACCATAAAATTTGGATTCGATGCTGGATTTAATATTGGTAGCGATAGCGTTCCGTTTTTTGACTTTATATTTGGAGGTTATGGCTACAACAAAATAAACAATTTCAATTATTTCTACGGATACGATTTTCTAAGTATTGCCGGCAACAGCTATATTAAAACGGATATTAATATTGATTATGAAATCTTCAAAAAAAATCACATCAATTTATCTGCTAATTTTGCCAACTTAGGAGATGATATTTTTTCTTCTGTAGATTGGGTTTCTATGCCAAAATACACAGGATACGCAGTTGGTTACGGTCTAGAAACCATTATTGGTCCTATAGAAGTAAAACAATCTTGGTCTCCAGAAATGTCAAAAAGTTATACATGGTTTAGTATCGGGTTTCAATTTTAG
- a CDS encoding 5-formyltetrahydrofolate cyclo-ligase — protein MPTSKKELRIEYKNFRKKLSFDEVEEKSLAIANQLIQMPIWDKIYYHVFLPIEEQKEVNTEYVLHLLSGKDKEILVSKSDFETRKMMHFLLTDNTKIKKNEYNIPEPVDGIEVPSSKVEVVFVPLLAFDVFGNRIGYGKGFYDKFLAECKPETLKIGLSFFEAVNQIDDVFESDIKLDYCVTPEKIYTF, from the coding sequence ATGCCGACGAGTAAAAAAGAACTTCGAATAGAATATAAAAATTTCAGAAAAAAACTTTCTTTTGATGAAGTAGAAGAGAAGAGTTTGGCGATTGCAAACCAATTGATTCAAATGCCAATTTGGGATAAAATTTATTATCATGTTTTTCTCCCAATTGAAGAACAAAAAGAAGTCAATACTGAATACGTTTTACATTTGCTTTCTGGCAAAGACAAAGAAATTTTAGTTTCTAAAAGTGATTTCGAAACCAGAAAAATGATGCATTTTCTATTGACTGATAATACCAAAATCAAAAAGAACGAATACAATATTCCAGAGCCTGTTGACGGAATTGAAGTGCCTTCTTCTAAAGTTGAAGTAGTTTTTGTACCGCTTTTGGCTTTTGATGTTTTTGGAAATCGAATTGGTTACGGAAAAGGTTTCTACGATAAATTCCTTGCCGAATGTAAACCAGAGACCTTAAAAATCGGACTTTCTTTCTTTGAAGCCGTAAATCAGATTGATGATGTTTTTGAATCTGATATCAAATTGGATTATTGCGTTACGCCAGAGAAAATTTATACATTTTAA
- a CDS encoding vWA domain-containing protein translates to MRNFNFFMMAFLVLTIFSCKKAYAPDASYETADMAVAVTDEVPEENYTDPNTESYAGLEENPFESPLKTPLSTFSIDVDNASYTNIRRFINEGQKVPKDAVRVEEMINFFKYKYPQPEGQHPFSINTEYSDCPWNKNSRLLKIGLQGKNIPMANLPASNLVFLVDVSGSMDEQNKLPLLKESMKILVKELRSIDKVSIVVYAGSAGVVLEPTSGDNKDEIIDAFDDLHAGGSTAGGEGIELAYKLAQQNFIKEGNNRVVIATDGDFNVGASSDDDMLKLIEQKRESGVFLTVLGFGMGNYKDSKMEILADKGNGNYAYIDNIQEANRFLGKEFKGSMFAIAKDVKIQIEFNPSHVQAYRLIGYENRKLNAEDFKNDKIDAGELGSGHSVTALYEIVPTGVESNYVPSDLKYTKTEKVTGNHSDELATVKFRYKKPDGNNSIEIVNVIADRKTDIENSSPDFKFATAVSWFGLKLRDSKYIANSSSSDIKRLAKSGLSNDEEGYRSEFVRLIDAVN, encoded by the coding sequence ATGAGAAATTTTAATTTCTTTATGATGGCATTCCTTGTACTTACTATTTTCAGCTGTAAGAAAGCATATGCACCAGACGCGAGTTATGAAACAGCAGACATGGCTGTTGCAGTTACCGACGAAGTTCCAGAAGAAAATTATACAGATCCAAACACAGAAAGTTACGCAGGATTAGAAGAAAATCCGTTTGAATCTCCACTAAAAACTCCACTTTCTACTTTTTCTATCGATGTTGATAATGCATCATACACTAATATTCGCCGATTTATAAATGAAGGACAAAAAGTTCCTAAAGACGCTGTTCGTGTTGAGGAGATGATCAATTTCTTTAAATACAAATATCCGCAACCAGAAGGACAACATCCATTTTCTATAAACACAGAATATAGCGATTGTCCTTGGAATAAAAACAGCAGACTATTAAAGATTGGTTTGCAGGGAAAAAATATTCCAATGGCAAATTTGCCAGCTTCTAATCTAGTTTTTTTAGTTGATGTTTCGGGTTCGATGGACGAGCAGAATAAATTGCCTTTGCTAAAAGAATCGATGAAGATTTTGGTAAAAGAACTTAGAAGTATCGATAAAGTTTCGATTGTGGTTTATGCAGGATCTGCTGGAGTGGTTTTAGAACCAACATCTGGAGATAATAAAGACGAAATTATAGATGCTTTTGACGATTTACATGCAGGAGGAAGCACAGCAGGAGGAGAAGGAATTGAATTAGCCTATAAACTAGCACAGCAAAATTTTATTAAAGAAGGCAATAATAGGGTAGTGATAGCTACTGATGGTGATTTTAACGTTGGCGCATCATCAGATGATGATATGTTGAAATTGATTGAGCAAAAGAGAGAATCTGGTGTTTTCTTAACTGTTCTTGGTTTTGGAATGGGAAATTATAAAGATTCTAAAATGGAAATTTTAGCTGATAAAGGAAACGGAAATTATGCTTACATTGATAATATTCAAGAGGCAAATCGTTTTCTTGGAAAAGAATTTAAAGGATCAATGTTTGCTATCGCTAAAGATGTAAAAATCCAAATCGAATTTAATCCAAGCCATGTTCAAGCTTATCGATTGATTGGTTATGAAAATCGAAAATTAAATGCTGAAGATTTTAAAAATGATAAAATAGATGCAGGTGAATTAGGCAGCGGGCATTCAGTTACTGCTCTTTATGAGATTGTTCCGACTGGAGTAGAAAGCAATTACGTTCCTTCAGATTTAAAATACACTAAAACAGAGAAAGTAACTGGAAATCATAGTGATGAGTTAGCAACTGTAAAATTTAGATATAAAAAACCTGATGGCAATAATAGTATTGAAATAGTAAATGTGATTGCAGATAGAAAAACAGACATAGAAAATAGCTCTCCAGATTTTAAATTTGCAACTGCTGTTTCTTGGTTCGGATTAAAACTGCGTGATTCAAAATATATTGCAAACAGTTCAAGTTCGGATATAAAAAGATTAGCAAAATCTGGTTTGTCAAATGACGAAGAAGGGTACAGATCTGAATTTGTGCGATTGATCGATGCAGTGAATTAA
- a CDS encoding tetratricopeptide repeat protein — MKNILYIFLLISQVFFAQGRFASANALYQKGQYKEAAQVYENIVTEDKLHSAELYFNLGNCYYKLNQVAPSIYNYEKALVLKPNDPETLNNLKFAKKLTIDEIKEVPKVGFAKLIQNFTSIFDYNTWAKISVALGFAFLLSFIGYYFSNATLAKRIYFVGMFIVLIAFALSISAGMSEKNHFENDRVAIVFSELSQVRHEPKKSSNGIILLHEGAKVYVLESIAGWKKIELTDGTQGWIDSSTIKEVK, encoded by the coding sequence ATGAAAAACATACTATATATCTTTTTATTAATCTCGCAGGTTTTCTTTGCGCAAGGGCGCTTTGCATCGGCCAATGCATTGTACCAAAAAGGACAATACAAAGAAGCCGCACAGGTTTATGAGAACATTGTAACGGAAGACAAATTACATTCTGCCGAATTATATTTTAATTTGGGAAATTGTTATTACAAACTAAATCAAGTTGCACCTTCGATTTACAATTATGAAAAGGCTTTGGTTCTTAAACCAAATGATCCAGAGACTTTAAACAATTTAAAGTTTGCTAAGAAACTAACGATTGACGAAATTAAGGAGGTTCCAAAAGTAGGTTTTGCAAAACTAATTCAGAACTTTACTTCTATTTTTGATTATAATACTTGGGCTAAAATTTCTGTTGCACTTGGTTTTGCGTTCTTATTGAGTTTTATAGGTTACTATTTCTCAAACGCTACGCTTGCAAAAAGAATTTATTTTGTCGGAATGTTTATTGTTTTAATTGCTTTCGCTTTAAGTATTTCTGCTGGAATGTCTGAAAAAAATCATTTTGAAAATGACCGTGTTGCCATTGTTTTTTCTGAATTAAGCCAAGTGAGACATGAACCAAAAAAATCTTCAAATGGAATTATTTTATTACATGAAGGAGCAAAAGTTTACGTACTGGAAAGTATTGCTGGCTGGAAAAAAATCGAATTGACAGATGGAACCCAAGGTTGGATCGATTCTTCGACTATCAAAGAAGTAAAATAA
- a CDS encoding BatD family protein, translating to MKRYLILFLLTFQGLMAQVQFEARVSKNTLGINERLRVDFIMNVDGDNFEQPSFEGFRMVAGPSQQISQSWINGRSSFQKIYSYIIQPEKKGIVTIKQAAIEFNGQIYKTNPIKVTVTNAVAQERDPNDRPPGSGNELLTLVAEISKTNPYLNEPITAVYKLYFNNIGVTGFKELAKPKYNDFWNQNIDIKQLAIEEGNFQGQKCYYVILKKTILYPQKSGKLTIEPLSLDIGVQLPTNRRDMFGQMIITEDNKVVSAGAKTINVRPLPESTKPEGFTGAVGRLNFTVTPSKTTLKNGEGLDLIVSAQGTGNMKLFSLPKPVVPNALEMYDPVHDEQVTTSLSGMSGRVTDKYTIVPQYRGKYAIKPMQFSYFDLSTGTYKTITSKEIMIDVLDGPTPAEANTGSASKNTVATTDQFKNIKSKTALIPIIKHDFYDSSLYLGLLFAPFIIIPIIILARKKKEAMDNDVTGNRIRMNNKLAKKYLSQAKKHLNNKEPFYIALEKAMHNFLKAKLHIETSEMSKDNIRELLLSRNANAETVQNFIALTENCEFARYAPASSASIQQDYDKAVMIISELEKQIV from the coding sequence ATGAAAAGATATTTAATTCTATTTCTACTCACTTTTCAAGGACTAATGGCTCAGGTGCAATTTGAAGCCAGAGTCAGTAAAAACACACTTGGAATAAACGAAAGGCTTCGTGTAGATTTCATCATGAATGTTGACGGAGATAATTTCGAACAGCCTTCTTTTGAGGGATTTAGAATGGTTGCTGGGCCAAGCCAACAAATTAGTCAGTCTTGGATAAATGGCCGAAGCTCTTTTCAAAAAATATATTCTTATATCATACAGCCTGAAAAAAAGGGAATTGTCACAATTAAACAGGCTGCAATAGAATTTAATGGTCAGATTTACAAAACGAATCCGATAAAGGTTACGGTAACCAATGCTGTGGCTCAAGAAAGAGATCCAAATGACAGACCTCCTGGATCTGGAAATGAATTACTGACTCTTGTTGCTGAAATTTCAAAAACAAACCCTTACTTAAACGAGCCAATTACAGCGGTTTACAAACTGTATTTCAATAACATTGGTGTTACTGGTTTTAAAGAATTGGCAAAACCTAAATACAATGATTTCTGGAATCAGAACATTGACATCAAACAATTGGCAATTGAAGAAGGAAATTTTCAAGGCCAAAAATGTTATTATGTTATTCTGAAAAAGACCATTTTATATCCACAAAAATCAGGAAAACTTACAATTGAACCTCTTTCACTAGATATTGGCGTGCAATTACCAACAAATCGTCGTGATATGTTTGGCCAAATGATTATTACGGAAGACAATAAAGTGGTTTCTGCTGGAGCAAAAACAATTAATGTAAGACCACTTCCTGAAAGCACAAAACCAGAAGGTTTTACTGGTGCTGTCGGAAGATTGAATTTTACTGTTACGCCTTCAAAAACAACACTTAAAAACGGTGAAGGTCTTGACTTAATCGTAAGTGCGCAGGGAACTGGAAATATGAAGTTATTTTCACTTCCAAAACCAGTTGTTCCAAATGCATTAGAAATGTACGATCCTGTTCACGACGAACAAGTAACTACATCTCTAAGTGGCATGTCTGGAAGAGTCACAGACAAATATACTATTGTACCGCAATACCGAGGAAAATATGCTATAAAACCAATGCAATTTTCGTATTTCGATTTAAGTACTGGCACTTATAAAACCATTACTTCGAAAGAAATTATGATTGATGTTCTGGACGGACCAACGCCAGCAGAAGCAAATACAGGATCGGCTTCTAAAAATACTGTGGCAACAACAGATCAATTCAAGAATATTAAATCTAAAACAGCACTAATTCCTATTATTAAACATGATTTTTACGATTCAAGTTTGTATTTAGGATTGTTGTTTGCACCGTTTATCATTATTCCGATTATCATTTTGGCTAGAAAGAAAAAAGAAGCTATGGATAATGATGTTACTGGAAATAGAATTAGAATGAACAATAAGCTGGCGAAGAAATATTTATCGCAAGCCAAAAAACATCTTAATAACAAAGAGCCTTTCTATATCGCACTAGAAAAAGCTATGCATAATTTCTTGAAAGCAAAACTGCACATTGAAACTTCAGAAATGAGTAAAGACAATATCAGAGAATTACTGCTGTCTAGAAATGCAAATGCCGAAACGGTTCAGAATTTTATTGCTCTGACTGAAAACTGTGAATTTGCTCGTTATGCACCGGCGTCGAGCGCTTCAATTCAGCAAGATTATGATAAAGCTGTTATGATTATTTCTGAATTAGAAAAACAGATTGTTTAA
- a CDS encoding tetratricopeptide repeat protein, whose amino-acid sequence MKNLLLYILLTVSFAVSAQEKDKTLPTGNEEYKQNKFIDAEANYRISESKFPKRSTAPYNLGNTIYRQNQVSEAKYAYAKAIKNAKTKPEKHKAYHNLGNVFMKEKDYTQAVEAYKQALRNDPTDEETRYNYAYAKQKLKENPPKNDQNKDKNKDKDKDKDKNKDKNKDNNKDKDKDKKDDKGDQDKDKKDGKNDPKKDDKSDNQGEPKPQPGGISKERVQNLLDAVNNEEKKIQDKVNAQKVKTNPKKTEKDW is encoded by the coding sequence ATGAAAAATTTACTCCTTTATATTTTACTAACCGTTTCTTTTGCAGTTTCTGCTCAAGAAAAAGACAAAACGTTGCCTACTGGTAATGAAGAATATAAACAGAATAAATTTATTGATGCTGAGGCAAACTATAGAATTTCGGAATCTAAATTTCCGAAACGATCAACAGCACCTTATAATTTAGGTAATACTATTTATAGACAAAATCAGGTTTCGGAAGCTAAATATGCTTACGCGAAAGCAATAAAAAATGCTAAAACAAAGCCTGAGAAACATAAAGCTTATCATAACCTTGGTAACGTTTTCATGAAAGAGAAAGATTATACTCAAGCCGTTGAAGCTTACAAACAAGCACTTCGTAACGATCCAACAGATGAAGAAACACGCTACAACTATGCTTACGCCAAACAAAAGCTAAAAGAGAATCCTCCTAAAAACGATCAGAATAAAGATAAAAACAAGGACAAAGACAAGGATAAGGATAAAAACAAAGACAAGAACAAGGACAACAATAAAGACAAAGACAAGGATAAAAAAGACGATAAAGGCGACCAGGATAAAGACAAAAAAGATGGTAAAAACGATCCAAAGAAAGATGACAAGTCTGACAATCAAGGAGAGCCAAAACCACAACCTGGAGGAATATCAAAAGAGCGTGTTCAGAATTTGTTAGATGCGGTAAACAATGAAGAAAAGAAAATTCAAGACAAAGTAAACGCTCAAAAAGTAAAAACTAATCCTAAGAAAACAGAAAAAGACTGGTAA
- a CDS encoding vWA domain-containing protein, whose translation MELDEKKYLYLLLLIPIVVCIFLFNMYWKRRTQREFGDLEMVKRLSPEKSVFKPVLKIVVILLALTCLIIGLVNPKIGTKMETVKREGIDIVFAVDVSKSMLAEDVVPSRLDKSKQLVSQIINNLGSDRIGIVAYAGSAFPVLPITSDYSVAKMFLQSMSPGMVSSQGTSLDEAIKLSSTYFDEKSKTSKLLILISDGEDHSEGAAAAAEEANKLGMKIITIGVGTEKGGTIPLKENGVVRGYQKDQNGETVITKLNQEGLKTIAKATKGGYVYGGSTKEVLEYVKNALNNIQKTEFEATQMAEFQSQFQWFIGFAFLLLFLDIFLLERKTSWIKELDLFNEKK comes from the coding sequence ATGGAATTAGACGAAAAAAAATATTTATATCTCTTATTACTTATCCCAATTGTGGTATGTATTTTCCTTTTCAATATGTATTGGAAAAGAAGAACGCAACGCGAATTTGGTGATTTGGAAATGGTAAAAAGATTGAGCCCTGAGAAATCGGTTTTTAAACCTGTTCTAAAAATCGTAGTGATTCTTTTGGCGCTTACTTGTTTGATTATTGGTTTGGTAAATCCGAAGATCGGAACCAAAATGGAGACCGTAAAACGAGAAGGTATCGATATTGTTTTTGCTGTAGACGTTTCTAAAAGTATGCTTGCAGAAGACGTTGTTCCTAGTCGTTTAGATAAAAGTAAACAGTTGGTTTCTCAGATTATCAATAATTTAGGAAGCGATAGAATTGGAATCGTAGCTTACGCAGGAAGCGCTTTCCCAGTTTTGCCAATTACATCAGACTATAGCGTTGCAAAAATGTTTTTGCAGAGTATGAGCCCAGGAATGGTTTCGTCTCAAGGAACATCTCTGGACGAAGCAATTAAACTGTCTTCGACATATTTTGACGAAAAAAGCAAAACAAGCAAACTATTAATCCTGATTTCTGACGGTGAAGATCATTCTGAAGGTGCAGCTGCTGCGGCAGAAGAAGCGAATAAATTAGGAATGAAAATCATCACTATTGGTGTTGGTACAGAAAAAGGAGGAACAATTCCGTTAAAAGAAAATGGTGTTGTTAGAGGATATCAAAAAGATCAAAACGGAGAAACTGTAATTACCAAATTAAATCAAGAAGGTTTAAAAACAATTGCAAAAGCAACAAAAGGTGGCTATGTTTACGGCGGAAGCACAAAAGAAGTTTTAGAATACGTAAAAAATGCTTTAAACAATATCCAAAAAACAGAATTTGAAGCTACGCAAATGGCCGAATTTCAATCGCAGTTTCAATGGTTTATCGGGTTTGCATTTTTATTGCTTTTCCTAGACATTTTCTTATTAGAAAGAAAAACAAGCTGGATCAAAGAGTTGGATTTATTTAATGAAAAGAAATAA